From the Acidovorax sp. NCPPB 3576 genome, the window AAGAAGACAACAATGCAAGAAAAGAAAAAAGAGAGTGATTTAAGAAGAAGTCAAATACTAAATTTGCGTTTGTCAAAAGAGGAAATTGAACGCATAGACGATTTACGTCAATCGACAAATCGCAGTAGATACATACGAAGCAAAGCTCTTGACATAGAGATTAAAGACAAAAGCTACATTGCTTTAATCAGTCAATTCAAACGCTTTAACGCAAACTTC encodes:
- a CDS encoding plasmid mobilization protein, whose translation is MQEKKKESDLRRSQILNLRLSKEEIERIDDLRQSTNRSRYIRSKALDIEIKDKSYIALISQFKRFNANFNQVAQALNIIKSSADKSFYNFSLIEKRLEECAQEVKHLSEEVDK